The Cherax quadricarinatus isolate ZL_2023a chromosome 43, ASM3850222v1, whole genome shotgun sequence genome has a segment encoding these proteins:
- the LOC128694285 gene encoding uro-adherence factor A isoform X1: MMAATAALEGAGSPHKEELNVPSVVQPRRGASTGTNSTLLHDSSQRTATNTAAAISPTTPASVGASLHSSISTPTGTKLAVTTPSESPAGGEGDNITLDEEKKIALSQLQELEEAIKVRKVTKVDGRKVRWIEYRARKQAAEANQTTLNKKKSHRSKSKPNEEENSENDANVVNNNNNNNKSENTMKVDMATTPLSVVGTNNVLETMKQQFLHGTENGEKARTNGTTQKRKSGRTRKSVNTPERVNSNSNTPQKLSPTETKGTNVNSVTEATTNTSGNSSLTDIALSMPNTPTTLFITEPALVVAPEKPFFCIKSLTKGLREVRKSENGVDGECTTKSDDGKTPGSPPLPALSLVSASALPGEVITDTKSSSALIKTTSKLLSLSARSRSADNTSAKGKHIGGQKGGNKKAGAKAGGRSESEPRNVMNGHTEVLQNGSAEKSSSLDSQMSKPATPNKNKMSKEKSPSNVADLDTRLKRPRGRPPRKVSKISKDSSNPSGKSSKKVKTVVVDVHNSMNGEPQTVIPVSRPVLRGKRVSPTKKISKKAAAVVGDTGGSSTKHLSPSLKLPKAQEELKCKGEKDQKDIQQILPALSSKKRKSLISKNDSEPNLGDKEEKENTSASVCNQTPESSDKTQSTKLVKGIRKSSQKEVPSLPEPGTPNAISLSLIPDKEPKSSKRSRKLEAAQAKNKKTSRNSVRAAVGKKMTSAGGNKKTRSSQARKKNAMKNYTLSQKSKSVSKVISVEKEVSPEKVSPSLKDTTENIPLQEESILPKNSPNEKDKIVFANGTSPIYDSTKAAISQEEIIANQMNSADTDLLLQESSNLPKVQHVENTSRLENNALSETRSTDEATSLLEDNILPEDNFMEKSTSLQKGDASLLEDSVENDNGRLNNSNKEENKSVEDNCVMNNNLAGAKCREELICVQEKNILPKVDNSLAEDEITEVTAIQETNTLPKSEANSLEKETELHEESILPETKSENEDKSQDNNVLLKVESKDNASFQTNSTIPKAESTKEDCTLLRGKSTDETDPAPENTTVSETSYIEKLKSLQKVSSTNNNDPLQKGSNALKEYQTGKSIKNAKESPLQKVIVTLNRNHFQSDNKAYKNQPLPRYLSSSKAHSGKRESQNEKMLLLQEQSPGQDNSLSRICGQVQDNSPKASSQIPGMVQNCSGDSSQIPGQAQTYIFKGLPQISGLIQNYTPKDSFQISGQAQAYTPNDLSQVSGRAQNYTPSEEERLSQTDRSLHKNSPIRRGNMPETDSFVLKDRLPGKNDSDQVKCSVPKGVTSPKDNPKDGGSAQRYMSEKDNLSLKDKHHGKNYSDYVKCSVPKGVASPKDDPSNKGSAQRDNHMPKNAAAQTNNLWETYSQAPLKSFIQRSIHVQEFYMKTHSSSPVTNTSEKQIGKHRSVTEVINSSNLEHNARIVPEDILKKDIVCEENLASKKPSKLDDVKKTEELEIEVVQQEEKVDAVPVDNGEWTSGPQAVNLTQKSKVKNQVSTEFIEQVSSQDNTEMQECRIVAESASENLETKHDIHSLTRTEKDGENKINEDSTHDATKTLETSQTLNTSSDVIKVKDKNKLPEENEISILQEGRAKAMPTISQGRNKAKPSLSQEGRGKSKAIIAQEGRGKAKSSAFQEEGKEVRSLSTMSSSSEVPIPSTAKSKEKVPRILKQLFQDEGVQNMLKSMGEDSGIAPETSPNNDPGIHKLRPKRATEPMLSSSPELDAMEALLTSASKKKKRGSELDILYMDEGVLNLLTSLEPHSRRSHLDDAASDTSQASSSRSVKGSKSSKSYLEVNSESRKRKLSGGTSATSNTTIRSMQPPEIKRTRLESQDTSRDPYELESAEEFQGRPVSVENISSEVDVNLTKKKGRPSLPLSVRQKNKAIKIQLKLQRQKQMKSIGTDITSPKEDDNMNLAQLQEVLRKAKETFNKTHLPVTSVEKVSDKSVPPLKIKLASDSVTIKPVIRPSPVQHSSAILDVGKQTRLPPRQNANEIPIRPASRPTPIIPESREIARTSVEKPRAYPERRTPPPQFRRVDTMPNPSVASLSPLLKPYEGNGSQKNRQRIGGESVRQSQRASVRQSEGNYHYRDISLRKFNNFTQIILSPSTTKMKNALNSRVLRELCEALNILKRDESVRIVLLTATGSTFCQGVDLTALQHHNIETRKKNAENLVRGIKDFLKALVQFPKPIVAGVNGNAMGLGVTMLPLFDVVIANDKAEFYLPYAKLGQVPEGGATYTFPNLFGKLQSTKLFLGHKLTASKAQEIGLVSESIWPATYQQELIPKVALLATQSAQSMEATKALMNHHLVTKLELSLESECRLLLKQWLSLHFSHLCKRFLDTHHIHLQKPVNLPL; this comes from the exons ATGatggctgctactgctgccttggAGGGTGCTGGCTCACCTCACAAGGAGGAGCTCAATGTGCCTTCTGTTGTTCAGCCTCGTAGAGGAGCCTCCACTGGCACCAATTCCACTCTGTTGCATGATTCTTCACAGCGCACTgccaccaacacagctgctgccaTTTCCCCCACCACCCCTGCATCTGTGGGAGCCTCACTACATTCATCCATATCTACACCCACAGGCACCAAGCTGGCTGTCACCACACCCTCTGAGTCACCTGCGGGGGGTGAAGGTGACAACATAACGCTTGATGAGGAGAAAAAGATTGCACTCAGCCAGCTGCAAGAACTGGAAGAGGCTATCAAAGTACGAAAAGTGACCAAGGTTGATGGCCGGAAGGTACGTTGGATTGAATACCGTGCCCGTAAACAGGCTGCAGAAGCGAACCAAACGACGTTGAACAAGAAAAAATCACATAGGTCTAAGTCAAAGCCCAATGAAGAAGAAAACAGCGAAAATGATGCAAATGTtgtgaacaacaataacaataataataagagtgAAAACACCATGAAAGTGGATATGGCCACTACCCCCCTGAGTGTGGTCGGAACTAATAATGTACTGGAGACTATGAAGCAACAATTTCTGCATGGTACTGAAAACGGAGAGAAGGCACGCACAAATGGTACCACACAAAAGAGAAAATCTGGAAGAACTCGTAAGTCTGTCAACACTCCAGAAAGAGTCAATTCTAATAGTAACACCCCTCAGAAATTAAGTCCTACTGAAACCAAAGGGACAAATGTAAATAGTGTGACTGAAGCAACGACTAACACTTCCGGAAATAGCTCACTGACAGATATTGCACTTAGTATgccaaacacaccaacaacactatttATCACAGAACCAGCTCTTGTAGTGGCTCCGGAGAAGCCATTTTTTTGCATCAAGTCTCTGACAAAGGGATTACGCGAAGTCCGCAAGTCAGAGAACGGTGTAGATGGTGAGTGCACTACGAAATCAGATGATGGGAAAACTCCAGGTTCCCCTCCACTCCCTGCTTTATCTTTAGTATCTGCTTCAGCCCTGCCTGGAGAAGTAATAACAGATACAAAATCATCATCTGCTCTTATTAAAACTACTTCAAAATTGCTTTCACTCTCTGCAAGGTCAAGATCTGCAGATAATACATCAGCGAAGGGTAAGCATATAGGTGGTCAGAAAGGAGGTAATAAAAAAGCTGGTGCCAAAGCTGGTGGAAGATCAGAATCAGAACCAAGAAATGTAATGAATGGTCACACTGAAGTACTACAGAATGGTTCAGCTGAAAAAAGCTCCTCTCTAGATTCACAAATGAGTAAACCTGCTACTCCAAACAAAAACAAAATGAGTAAAGAAAAATCCCCCTCGAATGTTGCTGATCTAGACACTCGGTTGAAACGGCCAAGAGGCAGACCGCCTAGAAAAGTGTCAAAGATTAGCAAAGATAGCAGCAACCCATCAGGGAAGTCAAGTAAGAAAGTAAAAACTGTGGTTGTAGATGTTCATAACAGTATGAATGGTGAACCACAGACTGTGATCCCAGTTAGTCGGCCAGTTTTAAGAGGGAAGAGAGTTTCTCcgactaagaaaatttccaaaaaagCTGCAGCAGTCGTAGGAGACACTGGTGGTTCAAGCACTAAGCATTTGTCTCCTTCACTAAAATTGCCAAAAGCTCAGGAAGAATTGAAATGCAAAGGTGAAAAGGATCAAAAGGATATTCAGCAAATTCTTCCAGCACTTAGTTCTAAGAAAAGGAAATCTTTAATAAGTAAGAATGATAGTGAGCCTAATCTAGGAGACAAGGAAGAAAAGGAAAATACAAGTGCCTCAGTTTGTAATCAAACACCAGAGTCTTCGGATAAAACCCAGAGTACAAAGTTGGTAAAAGGCATTCGCAAGTCCTCACAAAAAGAAGTGCCCTCATTGCCTGAGCCAGGAACTCCCAATGCCATTTCATTAAGCCTTATTCCTGATAAGGAACCAAAATCTTCAAAACGTAGTCGAAAACTAGAAGCAGCGCAAGCCAAAAATAAGAAAACAAGTCGGAATTCAGTCAGAGCTGCAGTAGGTAAAAAGATGACATCAGCGGGAGGTAATAAGAAGACTAGAAGTTCTCAAGCACGGAAAAAGAATGCCATGAAAAATTATACGTTGTCACAGAAAAGCAAAAGTGTATCAAAGGTTATTTCTGTGGAGAAAGAAGTATCCCCTGAAAAGGTTAGTCCTTCACTAAAAGATACTACTGAAAATATCCCTTTGCAAGAAGAAAGTATTTTGCCCAAGAATAGTCCTAATGAAAAAGACAAAATTGTTTTTGCAAATGGTACTTCCCCAATATATGATTCTACAAAGGCAGCAATTTCTCAAGAGGAAATTATTGCAAACCAGATGAATTCTGCAGATACAGATCTTTTGCTGCAGGAAAGCAGTAACTTGCCAAAAGTTCAGCATGTAGAGAATACTTCTAGACTGGAGAACAATGCTCTATCAGAAACTCGCTCAACGGATGAAGCTACATCTCTCTTAGAGGATAATATTTTGCCAGAGGATAATTTTATGGAAAAAAGTACTTCTCTACAGAAGGGTGATGCTTCACTACTAGAAGATTCTGTTGAGAATGATAATGGTAGGCTGAACAATAGTAATAAGGAAGAAAATAAGTCTGTAGAGGATAATTGTGTAATGAACAATAATTTGGCAGGAGCAAAGTGCAGAGAGGAATTAATTTGTGTACAGGAGAAGAATATTTTACCAAAGGTAGATAATTCTTTGGCAGAAGATGAAATCACAGAGGTTACTGCTATCCAGGAGACCAATACTCTGCCAAAATCAGAAGCTAATTCTTTAGAGAAGGAGACTGAGCTACATGAAGAGAGTATTTTACCAGAAACTAAATCTGAAAACGAGGATAAGTCGCAAGACAACAATGTTTTACTAAAAGTTGAGTCAAAAGATAATGCTTCTTTTCAGACTAACAGCACAATCCCAAAGGCCGAGTCCACAAAGGAAGACTGTACATTGTTGAGAGGAAAATCTACAGATGAAACTGATCCAGCACCGGAAAATACCACTGTGTCAGAAACTAGTTACATAGAGAAACTTAAGTCTTTACAGAAGGTAAGTTCTACTAATAACAATGATCCTCTACAGAAGGGCAGTAATGCATTAAAAGAATACCAGACAGGTAAGAGCATTAAAAATGCTAAAGAGAGCCCGTTGCAAAAAGTTATTGTTACACTGAACCGAAATCACTTTCAGAGTGATAATAAAGCATACAAGAATCAGCCCCTGCCGAGATACCTTTCATCTAGCAAGGCTCATTCTGGTAAGAGAGAGAGTCAAAATGAGAAAATGCTGCTACTTCAGGAACAGTCTCCAGGCCAGGACAATAGTTTGTCTCGGATATGTGGACAAGTTCAAGATAATTCTCCCAAAGCTTCATCTCAGATACCAGGAATGGTTCAGAACTGTTCTGGAGACTCATCTCAGATACCTGGACAAGCTCAGACTTATATTTTTAAGGGCTTGCCTCAAATATCTGGACTAATTCAGAACTATACTCCTAAGGACTCATTTCAGATATCTGGACAAGCTCAGGCTTATACACCTAATGACTTGTCTCAGGTATCTGGGCGAGCTCAGAACTATACTCCTTCAGAGGAAGAACGATTAAGCCAGACAGATAGATCATTACATAAAAATAGCCCTATTCGAAGAGGTAATATGCCAGAGACAGATAGTTTTGTTCTTAAAGATAGACTTCCTGGTAAAAATGATTCAGATCAAGTCAAGTGTTCTGTGCCAAAAGGTGTTACATCCCCCAAAGATAATCCAAAGGATGGAGGGTCAGCTCAGAGGTACATGTCAGAAAAAGATAATCTTTCTCTTAAAGATAAACATCATGGAAAAAATTATTCAGATTATGTCAAGTGTTCAGTGCCAAAAGGTGTTGCATCCCCCAAAGATGATCCAAGTAATAAAGGTTCTGCTCAGAGGGATAATCATATGCCAAAAAATGCTGCTGCTCAAACCAATAATTTATGGGAGACATATAGTCAGGCACCCTTAAAAAGTTTCATTCAGAGAAGCATCCATGTACAAGAATTTTATATGAAAACACACAGCAGTTCACCAGTAACCAATACTAGTGAAAAACAAATAGGCAAACATAGATCAGTAACTGAGGTGATAAATTCTTCCAATTTAGAGCATAATGCAAGAATAGTACCAGAAGATATCTTAAAAAAAGATATTGTATGTGAGGAAAATCTAGCAAGCAAAAAACCCTCAAAACTAGATGATGTTAAGAAAACCGAAGAATTAGAGATAGAAGTTGTTCAGCAGGAAGAAAAAGTTGATGCGGTACCAGTAGACAATGGTGAATGGACTAGTGGACCGCAGGCAGTTAATCTGACACAAAAGAGTAAAGTTAAGAATCAAGTTTCAACAGAATTTATTGAACAAGTCAGTAGTCAAGATAATACTGAAATGCAGGAATGCAGAATTGTTGCAGAAAGTGCTAGTGAAAATCTTGAAACTAAACATGACATACACTCACTAACAAGAACTGAGAAAGATGGagaaaataagattaatgaagaTAGTACACATGATGCTACCAAAACTCTAGAAACTAGTCAAACATTAAACACTTCCTCAGATGTTATCAAGGTAAAAGATAAAAATAAGTTACCAGAAGAAAATGAGATTTCCATATTGCAAGAAGGGAGAGCAAAAGCCATGCCTACTATATCACAAGGGAGGAATAAAGCAAAGCCTAGTTTATCACAAGAAGGGAGGGGTAAGTCAAAGGCTATTATAGCACAAGAAGGTAGGGGTAAAGCAAAGTCTAGTGCATTTCAAGAAGAGGGAAAAGAAGTAAGGTCATTGTCCACAATGTCGTCGTCATCAGAAGTTCCAATTCCCTCAACTGCAAAATCTAAGGAAAAAGTTCCTAGGATTTTGAAGCAGCTTTTTCAAGATGAAGGCGTTCAAAACATGCTCAAAAGTATGGGTGAAGACTCTGGTATTGCTCCCGAAACTTCACCAAACAATGACCCTGGCATTCATAAACTACGTCCTAAGAGAGCAACTGAACCAATGCTATCATCTTCCCCTGAATTAGATGCAATGGAAGCTCTTCTTACCTCTGCATCTAAGAAGAAGAAAAGAGGCAGTGAGCTGGACATATTGTACATGGATGAAGGTGTACTCAATCTCTTGACCAGCTTGGAGCCCCATTCTAGAAGAAGTCATTTAGATGATGCAGCTAGTGATACATCTCAAGCCAGCAGCTCTAGGAGTGTAAAAGGCAGTAAATCGAGTAAATCTTATCTCGAAGTTAATTCCGAAAGCAGGAAAAGGAAGttaagtggtggtactagtgcaaCTAGCAATACTACCATCAGATCTATGCAACCTCCAGAAATTAAAAGGACACGCTTGGAGAGCCAGGACACAAGCAGGGATCCTTATGAATTAGAATCTGCCGAGGAATTCCAGGGACGACCTGTTAGTGTAGAAAATATTTCTTCTGAAGTGGATGTAAATCTTACAAAAAAGAAAGGCAGACCATCACTTCCATTGTCTGTAAGACAAAAAAATAAAGCAATAAAAATACAATTAAAATTACAGAGACAGAAACAAATGAAGAGCATAGGTACAGATATTACTTCACCCAAGGAAGATGATAACATGAATTTGGCACAGCTTCAGGAAGTTTTGAGGAAAGCAAAAGAAACATTTAATAAAACACATTTGCCAGTTACTTCTGTAGAAAAAGTGTCAGACAAATCTGTACCTCCTTTGAAAATAAAGCTGGCATCTGACAGTGTGACCATTAAACCTGTGATAAGACCGAGTCCGGTTCAGCATTCATCTGCAATTCTAGATGTAGGAAAACAGACAAGATTACCTCCCAGACAAAATGCCAATGAAATTCCCATTAGACCTGCATCCAGACCCACACCAATAATTCCGGAGTCAAGAGAGATTGCAAGAACTTCCGTGGAGAAACCCAGAGCCTATCCAGAAAGACGAACACCTCCACCACAGTTTAGAAGAGTGGACACCATgcccaaccctagtgttgcaa gCCTTTCACCGTTGCTCAAACCTTATGAAGGTAATGGAAGTCAAAAGAACAGGCAACGAATTGGAGGAGAATCTGTTCGGCAGTCACAAAGGGCCAGTGTCAGACAGAGCGAAGGCAATTATCACTATCGAGACATTTCCCTCaggaaatttaataattttacgCAGATCATTCTATCTCCATCGACGACCAAAATGAAGAATGCTTTAAACTCACGG GTTTTACGAGAACTGTGTGAAGCACTTAACATTCTGAAACGTGACGAGTCTGTTCGGATAGTTTTACTCACTGCTACTGGCTCTACTTTCTGCCAGGGTGTTGATCTCACCGCACTTCAACACCACAACATTGAAACCCGCAAGAAGAATGCTGAAAATCTCGTACGGGGCATAAA AGATTTCCTAAAGGCATTGGTTCAGTTCCCTAAGCCCATTGTTGCTGGTGTCAACGGGAATGCAATGGGCCTGGGTGTTACCATGTTGCCCCTCTTTGATGTGGTCATTGCAAATGACAAGGCAGAATTTTACCTTCCATATGCTAAACTGGGCCAGGTGCCAGAAGGTGGAGCCACATACACTTTCCCCAACTTATTTGGTAAATTGCAG